The Suncus etruscus isolate mSunEtr1 chromosome 7, mSunEtr1.pri.cur, whole genome shotgun sequence genome includes a window with the following:
- the LOC126014307 gene encoding Fc receptor-like B, whose protein sequence is MPPPSAPPMQVPSSASQLQAQGKLVTTLEKPVLTVHPPWVTIFRGERVTLHCEGHHPLLLELRPVRTLWYRGHLLLPSHRTSLEVQAPGTYRCQTRGAPVSDPVHLSVSDDWLILQAPYLAVFEGDPLVLRCRARADRPLQRLHFYHEGRAVRYFRAGANYTVTQARAGDSGHYQCSGTMRVPAETESVPLFSAKVAVRVQELFPTPVLRVKGRSPAGGLVLRCDTRPHPDKREVPLQFAFYQYSRALRPFHWAPEHVVPAPDAQELDSFWCEAATATRSVRKRSPWMQVSNAALPGDEMPTPTPAAARGAVKSPSKKPPRSRWTAVVSTVPNTISATGRAPMAGALACTPQGHPGALSTDLALLLQQMRELQAFLSRVLQEIGATSHPEPSETPQSLQTTPVLTTAGS, encoded by the exons ATGCCCCCTCCGTCAGCTCCACCAATGCAAGTCCCTTCTTCTGCTTCTCAGCTGCAGGCACAGGGCAAACTGGTGA CCACACTGGAGAAGCCGGTGCTCACCGTGCACCCTCCCTGGGTCACTATCTTCCGGGGCGAGCGCGTGACGCTACACTGTGAGGGCCATCATCCCCTGCTGCTGGAGCTGCGCCCGGTCAGGACATTGTGGTACCGCGGCCACCTGCTCCTACCCTCACATAGGACCAGCCTGGAGGTGCAGGCCCCGGGGACTTACCGCTGCCAGACGCGCGGTGCCCCGGTCAGCGACCCAGTGCACCTCTCGGTGTCTGACG ACTGGCTGATcctgcaagcaccctacttggcGGTGTTCGAGGGGGACCCCTTGGTGCTGCGGTGCCGCGCGCGGGCCGACCGGCCTCTCCAGCGGCTGCACTTTTACCACGAGGGCCGCGCCGTGCGCTACTTCCGCGCCGGGGCCAACTACACGGTGACACAGGCGCGTGCCGGCGACAGCGGCCACTACCAGTGCTCGGGCACGATGCGTGTCCCCGCCGAGACCGAGAGCGTGCCCCTGTTCTCCGCCAAGGTGGCTGTGCGCGTGCAAG AGCTGTTCCCGACGCCGGTGCTGCGGGTCAAGGGCCGGAGCCCCGCGGGGGGCCTGGTGCTGCGCTGTGACACGCGCCCTCACCCGGACAAGCGCGAGGTGCCGCTGCAGTTTGCTTTCTACCAGTATAGCCGCGCCTTGCGCCCCTTCCACTGGGCACCCGAGCACGTGGTGCCCGCGCCCGACGCTCAGGAGCTGGACTCTTTCTGGTGTGAGGCGGCCACCGCCACCCGCAGCGTGCGCAAACGCAGCCCCTGGATGCAGGTGTCCAATGCGG CTTTACCTGGGGATGAGATGCCCACCCCCACGCCAGCAGCAGCTCGAGGGGCCGTGAAGTCGCCATCCAAGAAACCCCCCAGATCTCGATGGACAGCAGTGGTCTCCACTGTCCCCAACACCATCTCTGCAACCGGTCGAGCCCCAATGGCTGGTGCTCTGGCCTGCACCCCGCAGGGGCACCCCggggccctgagcacagacctggcCCTTCTGTTGCAGCAGATGCGAGAGCTCCAGGCCTTCCTGAGTCGAGTCTTGCAGGAGATAGGCGCCACCAGCCATCCGGAGCCCTCAGAGACCCCCCAGAGCCTCCAGACCACCCCTGTCCTCACTACAGCGGGCAGCTGA